A window of Chitinophaga sp. MM2321 contains these coding sequences:
- a CDS encoding polysaccharide deacetylase family protein has product MRLTKNKLKVSSKEQLPFDVVFGFDMETDIGSFTPFYEGVRKGTPPLLKILKKHKVPATFYWTGHAAENNPVMVKRVRDAGHETGCHGLLHETLGDPIFPLPNNWPILPSEVEGRLTIATKIVRDVSGEQPVSFRCPRLWGSTRVMNVLEKLGYISDASFPLYFYNKPFVPYHPSAKDWTKPGKMKLVEIPNFCDLTMESNDPYQRDRDQWPLFRTKSAKVLMEKVENFLGYVQDHQKRPVLCFYLHPWEFYKMPQGALDFGECSVKPLPFIVKNCGEKALTEFDNLCTLLRQRGARFLTAKDLAMEYRTSTTSSPVKLAV; this is encoded by the coding sequence ATGCGTCTCACAAAAAATAAATTAAAAGTATCGTCCAAAGAACAACTACCATTTGATGTAGTATTTGGTTTTGATATGGAAACGGATATCGGTTCTTTTACGCCTTTCTATGAAGGGGTGCGTAAGGGAACGCCTCCCTTGCTGAAGATCCTGAAAAAACACAAAGTGCCCGCCACCTTTTACTGGACAGGCCATGCGGCGGAGAACAATCCTGTTATGGTAAAGCGTGTCCGCGATGCCGGACATGAAACCGGTTGTCATGGATTGCTGCATGAAACATTGGGGGATCCTATTTTCCCCTTACCCAACAATTGGCCCATCCTTCCTTCGGAAGTGGAAGGCCGTCTGACGATTGCTACAAAAATTGTCCGCGATGTGAGCGGCGAACAACCGGTTAGCTTCCGTTGCCCGCGGCTGTGGGGTAGTACCCGTGTCATGAATGTGCTGGAGAAACTGGGATACATTTCCGATGCATCTTTTCCATTGTATTTCTATAACAAACCTTTTGTACCGTACCATCCTTCCGCCAAAGACTGGACTAAACCCGGCAAAATGAAGCTTGTGGAAATCCCTAATTTCTGTGATCTCACCATGGAAAGTAATGATCCTTATCAACGCGACCGTGACCAGTGGCCACTATTCCGCACCAAATCTGCTAAAGTGCTGATGGAAAAAGTAGAGAATTTTCTGGGGTATGTGCAGGACCATCAAAAACGTCCTGTACTGTGTTTTTATCTGCATCCCTGGGAGTTTTACAAGATGCCGCAAGGCGCTTTGGATTTTGGTGAATGCAGTGTAAAACCGCTACCGTTCATCGTAAAAAACTGCGGCGAAAAAGCACTTACTGAGTTTGATAACTTATGTACACTGTTGCGGCAACGTGGAGCCAGGTTCCTCACGGCAAAAGACCTGGCCATGGAATACAGGACTTCCACAACTTCTTCACCGGTAAAATTGGCTGTATGA